In Halichondria panicea chromosome 13, odHalPani1.1, whole genome shotgun sequence, one genomic interval encodes:
- the LOC135346186 gene encoding uncharacterized protein LOC135346186: MNLIGSNFSGAAGTLLLANIFRAFQSLEKLNCSDCSLTSADIIMLIHHLKSANVICKSLNWLYLSNNSIDNEGVIALTECLPELFPRLKVIGIVYQAGVDVYGNPVSEELIHMCNKHLEAFEESRKIAILNEWERTCLPPQNDEMAHVFYKIWVTLLSKMIEVAKLFDLDRTDDALDTLGTVCYQESLQITESPTVRSTQIMEQEETDFVVSVSDSNSDEKVTPPLQPSSPRTTQTGLVPPELTLNVLDKELKTLTKPIQFGVSLRIIPQHRLEVIQQDNRNDTEGQKIALFQFIAKNYKSLGITWSIIADALHDIDYGDLSSVVRGKYCTDYI, translated from the exons ATGAACTTGATTGGCTCTAATTTCAGTGGAGCTGCTGGAACTCTTTTACTGGCAAACATTTTTCGAGCATTTCAATCACTAGAAAAACTTAACTGCTCTGACTGTTCTCTCACCTCTGCTGACATCATAATGCTTATCCACCATCTCAAGTCTGCCAATGTAATATGTAAGAGTTTAAATTGGTTGTATCTCAGCAACAACTCCATTGATAATGAGGGAGTGATAGCTCTCACTGAGTGTTTACCAGAGCTGTTTCCTAGACTGAAGGTTATTGGCATCGTTTACCAGGCTGGTGTTGATGTCTATGGTAATCCTGTGAGCGAAGAGTTGATACACATGTGCAACAAACACTTGGAG GCCTTCGAGGAATCCCGTAAAATCGCAATTCTGAATGAGTGGGAGAGAACGTGTCTACCTCCGCAAAACGATGAG ATGGCTCACGTTTTCTACAAAATTTGGGTTACGCTACTGTCAAAGATGATTGAGGTGGCTAAACTATTTGAC CTCGACCGAACAGACGATGCACTGGACACTCTTGGTACTGTTTGTTACCAGGAGTCCCTACAAATTACAGAATCACCTACTGTACGGTCTACTCAAATAATGGAACAAGAGGAAACAG acttTGTTGTATCAGTTTCTGACTCTAATAGTGATGAGAAAGTTACGCCACCCCTCCAACCTTCATCTCCACGAACAACTCAAACCGGTTTAG TCCCTCCAGAGTTGACTCTCAATGTTCTGGACAAGGAGCTCAAAACACTCACAAAACCAATACAGTTTGGGGTCAGTTTGAGGATAATTCCCCAACACCGACTGGAGGTCATCCAGCAAGACAATCGAAATG ataCTGAAGGTCAGAAGATTGCCCTGTTCCAGTTCATTGCCAAGAACTACAAGAGTCTAGGAATAACTTGGAGCATTATTGCCGACGCTCTCCATGACATTGATTATGGGGACTTGTCATCAGTTGTTAGGGGAAAATACTGCACTGACTATATCTAG
- the LOC135346184 gene encoding NACHT, LRR and PYD domains-containing protein 3-like, which produces MEASEALSELVEGIKEAYRERQLNTEEQWPPVRGHKLINLQLVEVEKEEGFRAGLPQHGASDDKVKRLPILHGSLFRVEESKKPVRKLIVEGNTGIGKTTLCTMLAEGWAEGKILTQFDCLLLLPLRDQLVSSASSLPDLLALHHPDEIICESVTRQLKRTRGKGVLIIADGWDELSEVNRSKTSFLYNLLFGRLLPSASVLLTSRPSASAPLHNIPSVDRLVEVVGFNEENVKQYIVSEFQQFPEKASSLIQQLENNPVILSVCSVPLNCAIVCNLWHTLDQELSRTLTELYTQIVLNIILRNVKKKFPDCPISLNSFDEIPNDLQDTFWLICEFAYQCLLLDQFVFLEAELSFRLPNVGDKLLCFGLLQSARSLLPVGHGLSFHFAHLTIQEFLAALHLATLPNEEKLKVVEAHADSSRFDMVWRFMFGLASKHNVSRSDKVISLEDVLMDQFLVAKKFNKFALCRMSFETLDPSFAVRVSIMFGKDLLNSDYYSPFDCMARFYILRYVERCNNIVIRIGNCGINDRLLKELTDILSNANGKLQVRYLSLQQTKLSDKSVADLFKIASAAFTDLDHLSLYQNNFTDVMSSFIHTSCTSLTQLHLSHNPLGVSGIQLLETAVQSGAFINLELLGLSNTLTEDADVNGALLTTLLQSIASHCCRVLTLFLYDNNLGLPGLFSIKENIPLRLNEIGLRITNFTTLLHSESQYSQL; this is translated from the coding sequence ATGGAAGCCTCAGAAGCGTTGAGTGAGCTTGTTGAAGGTATAAAGGAAGCTTACAGAGAGAGGCAATTAAACACTGAGGAACAATGGCCACCAGTTAGGGGACACAAGCTGATCAACTTGCAGTTAGTAGAGGTTGAAAAAGAAGAAGGATTTAGAGCTGGTTTACCACAACATGGTGCATCTGATGATAAGGTAAAACGCCTTCCAATTCTCCATGGCAGCCTGTTCAGAGTCGAAGAAAGCAAGAAGCCAGTCAGAAAGCTCATTGTTGAAGGTAATACTGGGATTGGTAAAACCACACTGTGTACCATGCTTGCTGAAGGGTGGGCAGAGGGCAAAATCCTGACACAATTCGACTGTCTCCTGTTGCTTCCACTAAGAGATCAGTTAGTCAGCTCAGCTTCTTCTCTTCCTGACCTCCTGGCCCTTCATCACCCCGATGAGATCATCTGTGAGTCTGTTACTCGGCAACTAAAGAGGACAAGAGGAAAAGGGGTGCTGATCATAGCTGATGGCTGGGACGAGCTCAGTGAAGTAAATCGTTCAAAAACGTCTTTTCTGTACAATCTTTTGTTTGGTCGTCTTCTTCCGTCAGCTTCTGTTCTCCTCACCTCACGACCTTCTGCTTCAGCTCCTCTTCACAACATTCCTTCTGTGGACCGTTTGGTTGAGGTAGTCGGCTTCAATGAAGAAAATGTCAAGCAATACATAGTGTCAGAGTTTCAGCAATTCCCAGAGAAAGCTTCTTCTCTTATCCAGCAGCTTGAGAACAACCCAGTCATTCTGAGTGTGTGTTCTGTGCCCCTCAATTGTGCCATTGTTTGTAACTTGTGGCACACCTTAGACCAAGAGCTTTCTCGTACGCTAACTGAGCTGTACACTCAAATTGTGCTTAATATTATCCTTCGTAATGTCAAAAAGAAGTTCCCTGATTGTCCGATTAGCCTCAATAGCTTTGACGAGATTCCGAATGATCTACAAGACACATTTTGGTTGATTTGTGAGTTTGCCTACCAATGCTTACTATTAGACCAGTTCGTTTTTTTGGAAGCTGAATTGTCCTTTCGATTACCCAACGTTGGTGACAAGTTACTGTGCTTTGGTCTGTTGCAGTCTGCTCGATCACTTCTACCTGTTGGTCATGGCCTTTCTTTTCACTTTGCTCACCTTACCATCCAGGAGTTCTTGGCTGCCCTCCATCTTGCTACTCTACCCAATGAAGAGAAACTGAAGGTTGTTGAGGCTCATGCTGACAGTAGCCGGTTTGACATGGTGTGGAGATTTATGTTTGGTCTTGCTAGTAAACACAATGTCAGTCGTAGTGATAAGGTGATCAGTTTGGAAGATGTTTTGATGGATCAATTTCTAGTGGCTAAAAAGTTTAACAAGTTTGCTTTGTGCCGTATGTCTTTTGAAACGTTAGACCCTAGCTTTGCAGTAAGAGTTAGCATTATGTTTGGAAAAGATCTATTAAACAGTGATTACTATTCTCCATTTGATTGTATGGCTCGTTTCTATATTCTTCGTTATGTTGAAAGATGTAATAACATTGTCATCAGAATAGGTAATTGTGGTATCAATGATAGGTTGTTGAAGGAATTAACTGACATACTTTCCAATGCAAACGGTAAACTGCAAGTGCGATACTTATCCCTCCAGCAGACCAAGTTGTCTGATAAAAGTGTTGCTGATTTATTCAAGATAGCCTCAGCTGCCTTTACAGATTTAGATCACCTCTCGTTATATCAAAACAACTTCACTGACGTCATGTCTTCATTCATCCACACATCTTGCACTAGCCTCACGCAACTGCATTTGTCTCACAACCCTCTTGGAGTGTCTGGCATACAGTTATTAGAGACAGCTGTACAGTCTGGTGCTTTTATCAACCTGGAGCTCTTGGGGCTCTCTAACACCCTCACTGAAGACGCTGATGTCAATGGAGCTCTACTAACAACCCTCTTACAGTCCATTGCCTCTCACTGTTGTCGTGTGTTAACCTTATTTCTGTATGATAACAATTTAGGTTTACCTGGATTATTTTCGATTAAGGAGAACATTCCGTTACGATTGAATGAGATTGGATTAAGAATTACCAATTTCACCACTTTACTTCACTCGGAGTCTCAATACAGTCAATTGTGA
- the LOC135347137 gene encoding NACHT, LRR and PYD domains-containing protein 12-like isoform X1 gives MDKFLASIRRKYRERVLNRQQQWPPVSGERFINLHLVQGEKKKGFRAGLPQHGAPDNKTVKHTPILHGDLFKVEENKKPVRKVIVEGNAGIGKTTLCTMLAEGWAEGKILTQFDCVLLLPLRENRVSSATSLAELFKLLHSSEKIRASVIEELEEREGEGVLIIADGWDELSEDNQLETSFLYDLLFGDVLPFSSVILTLRPSASAPLHNLPSVDRLIEVVGFNTENIKQYIVSEFEQFPEKASSLIEQLENNPVFQSVCSVPLNCAIVCNLWYTLDQDLPRTLTELYTQIVLNIILRNIKKKLPDCPIGLNSFDEIPNDLQDTFWLICEFAYECLLLDQLVFSEAELSSRLPKDGDKLQCFGLLQSARSLLPFGHGLSFHFAHLTIQEFLAALHLATLPNEEKLEVVMAPHTRSVRFDMVWRFMFGLASKHNSSRSDKVIILNVGLMDQFLVVKKQNNMALCHVAFEASDPGFAIKICKNIVGQYILTSYLDSPFDYVTCFYVLRHMANCDNMFIRIANLAIDDKLFTELTDILSNAEGKLQVRNLSLEWTNLSDKAVVDLFKRASAAFTALDYLFLSKNSFTNIVSSFIHMSCTSLTRLKLSDNPLRVSGILSLVTAVQSDALINLKTLGLSNTLTDDADVNGALLTTLLQSIASHCTQLVSLDLSDNSLGLPGLYSIVENIPLQLNEIELGATHDATSFHSLQYVVTCEMLYFHPYNLKSMYLSGSNLCGAAGALLLAKFLQVFQTLKRLNCSYCSLTSADIIMLIDHLKFANVKCKSLNLLDLSNNYIDDEGVIALTECLPNLYPSLKVIRFVGNQNARLNNSRSGGVVLRGNPVSEELICICNEHLEAFEESRKTAMLNNCENMFTTTICLLDLPQNEEMARVFYKPWDTLLSKLIEVAEVFDLDQTDDELDTLSDDSNYEIFFPDYNQNSPHATESPSDEPTCSSVLSTQITEQEETYSVVSVADSSQDERVTPPLPTSSPRATQIISELTLSVLDKELKTLTKPIKFGVSLGIPQHRLEVIEQDYRFDTEGQKIALFQFIAKNYKSLGISWSIIAEALHDIDYGDLSSAVRGKYCMH, from the exons ATGGATAAATTCCTTGCTAGCATTCGTCGAAAGTACAGAGAAAGAGTCTTGAACCGTCAACAGCAGTGGCCACCTGTTTCTGGAGAGAGGTTCATTAATTTGCATTTAGTGCAAGGGGAAAAAAAAAAAGGATTTAGAGCTGGCTTGCCACAACATGGTGCACCTGATAATAAGACGGTAAAACACACTCCAATTCTCCATGGTGACCTATTTAAAGTCGAAGAAAACAAAAAACCAGTAAGGAAGGTCATCGTTGAAGGTAATGCTGGAATTGGTAAAACCACACTGTGTACCATGCTTGCTGAAGGGTGGGCAGAGGGTAAGATCCTGACACAATTCGACTGTGTTTTGTTGCTTCCACTGAGAGAAAATCGAGTGTCCTCAGCCACAAGCCTTGCTGAACTTTTCAAACTTCTCCACTCCAGTGAGAAGATTCGCGCATCTGTTATAGAAGAGTTggaagagagagagggagaaggTGTCCTCATCATAGCTGATGGCTGGGACGAGCTTAGTGAAGACAATCAATTGGAAACCTCTTTTCTATATGACCTTCTATTTGGTGATGTTCTTCCATTTTCTTCTGTTATTCTCACCTTACGACCTTCTGCTTCAGCTCCTCTTCACAACCTTCCTTCTGTAGATCGTTTGATTGAGGTAGTTGGTTTTAATACGGAGAATATTAAGCAGTACATAGTATCAGAGTTTGAGCAATTCCCAGAGAAAGCTTCTTCTCTTATCGAGCAGCTTGAGAACAACCCAGTATTTCAGAGTGTGTGTTCTGTGCCCCTTAACTGCGCCATTGTTTGTAACTTGTGGTATACTTTAGACCAAGACCTTCCTCGTACGTTAACTGAGCTGTACACTCAAATTGTTCTCAACATTATCCTTCGCAATATCAAAAAGAAACTCCCTGATTGTCCAATTGGTCTCAATAGTTTTGACGAAATTCCAAACGATCTTCAAGACACGTTTTGGTTGATCTGTGAGTTCGCCTACGAGTGCTTATTATTAGATCAACTGGTTTTTTCAGAAGCTGAATTGTCCTCTCGCTTACCCAAAGATGGTGACAAGTTGCAATGCTTTGGTCTATTGCAGTCTGCACGATCACTTTTACCTTTTGGTCATGGCTTGTCTTTTCACTTTGCTCACCTGACTATCCAGGAGTTTTTGGCTGCCCTCCATCTTGCTACTCTACCCAATGAGGAGAAACTGGAGGTTGTTATGGCCCCCCATACTAGGAGTGTCCGGTTTGACATGGTGTGGAGATTTATGTTTGGTCTTGCTAGTAAGCACAACAGTAGTCGTAGTGATAAGGTGATCATATTAAATGTTGGTTTGATGGATCAATTTCTGGTGGTTAAAAAGCAAAATAATATGGCTTTATGTCATGTAGCGTTCGAAGCTTCAGATCCTGGTTTTGCTATTAAAATTTGTAAAAATATAGTTGGACAATACATATTAACCAGTTATTTGGACAGCCCCTTTGACTATGTAACTTGTTTCTATGTTCTTCGTCATATGGCAAATTGTGATAATATGTTTATCAGAATAGCAAATCTTGCGATTGATGATAAGTTGTTCACAGAACTAACTGACATACTTTCGAATGCAGAAGGTAAACTGCAAGTTCGAAACTTATCCCTCGAGTGGACTAACTTGTCTGACAAAGCTGTTGTTGATCTCTTCAAGAGAGCCTCAGCTGCCTTTACAGCTTTAGATTATCTCTTCTTGTCTAAGAACAGCTTCACTAACATCGTGTCGTCATTCATTCACATGTCTTGCACGAGTCTCACACGACTAAAATTATCCGACAACCCTCTTAGAGTGTCTGGCATACTGTCTCTAGTGACAGCTGTACAGTCTGATGCTCTTATCAACCTGAAGACCCTGGGGCTCTCCAACACCCTCACAGACGATGCTGATGTCAATGGAGCTCTACTGACCACCCTCTTACAGTCCATTGCCTCTCACTGTACTCAACTTGTATCCTTAGACCTCTCAGATAACAGTCTTGGTTTACCTGGATTATATTCAATTGTGGAGAACATTCCGTTACAATTAAATGAGATTGAATTAGGTGCTACCCATGATGCAACTTCATTTCACTCACTTCAATACGTAGTCACCTGCGAGATGTTGTATTTCCATCCATATAATTTAAAAAGTATGTACTTATCTGGCTCCAATCTCTGTGGAGCCGCCGGAGCTCTATTACTGGCAAAGTTTCTTCAAGTATTTCAAACACTGAAGCGTCTTAACTGCTCTTACTGTTCTCTCACCTCTGCTGATATCATAATGCTTATCGATCATCTTAAGTTCGCTAATGTGAAATGTAAAAGTTTAAATTTGTTGGATCTCAGCAACAACTACATTGATGACGAAGGAGTGATAGCTCTCACGGAGTGTCTACCAAATCTATATCCTAGTTTGAAGGTTATTCGTTTTGTTGGTAACCAGAATGCTAGGCTGAACAACTCGCGATCGGGTGGTGTTGTTCTTCGTGGTAATCCTGTGAGCGAGGAGTTGATATGCATATGTAACGAACACTTGgag GCCTTTGAGGAATCACGAAAAACTGCAATGCTGAATAACTGTGAAAATATGTTTACTACCACAATATGTTTACTAGACCTACCGCAAAATGAAGAG ATGGCCCGTGTTTTCTACAAACCTTGGGATACGCTACTGTCAAAATTGATTGAGGTGGCTGAAGTATTTGAC CTCGACCAAACAGACGATGAATTGGACACTCTTAGCGATGATTCCAATTATGAGATCTTCTTTCCAGACTATAACCAAAACTCCCCTCACGCTACAGAATCACCTAGTGATGAGCCTACCTGTTCTAGTGTACTGTCTACCCAAATAACAGAACAAGAGGAAACAT actcAGTTGTATCAGTTGCTGACTCTAGTCAAGATGAAAGAGTTACACCACCCCTCCCAACATCATCTCCACGAGCAACTCAAATCATTTCAG AGTTGACTCTCAGTGTTCTGGACAAGGAGCTCAAGACCCTCACAAAACCAATAAAGTTTGGGGTCAGTTTAGGCATTCCTCAACACAGACTGGAGGTCATTGAGCAAGACTATCGATTCG ATACTGAAGGTCAGAAGATTGCCCTGTTCCAGTTCATTGCCAAGAACTACAAGAGTCTAGGAATAAGTTGGAGCATTATTGCTGAAGCTCTCCATGACATTGATTATGGTGATTTGTCATCAGCTGTTAGGGGGAAATACTGCATGCACTAG
- the LOC135347137 gene encoding uncharacterized protein LOC135347137 isoform X2 translates to MSCTSLTRLKLSDNPLRVSGILSLVTAVQSDALINLKTLGLSNTLTDDADVNGALLTTLLQSIASHCTQLVSLDLSDNSLGLPGLYSIVENIPLQLNEIELGATHDATSFHSLQYVVTCEMLYFHPYNLKSMYLSGSNLCGAAGALLLAKFLQVFQTLKRLNCSYCSLTSADIIMLIDHLKFANVKCKSLNLLDLSNNYIDDEGVIALTECLPNLYPSLKVIRFVGNQNARLNNSRSGGVVLRGNPVSEELICICNEHLEAFEESRKTAMLNNCENMFTTTICLLDLPQNEEMARVFYKPWDTLLSKLIEVAEVFDLDQTDDELDTLSDDSNYEIFFPDYNQNSPHATESPSDEPTCSSVLSTQITEQEETYSVVSVADSSQDERVTPPLPTSSPRATQIISELTLSVLDKELKTLTKPIKFGVSLGIPQHRLEVIEQDYRFDTEGQKIALFQFIAKNYKSLGISWSIIAEALHDIDYGDLSSAVRGKYCMH, encoded by the exons ATGTCTTGCACGAGTCTCACACGACTAAAATTATCCGACAACCCTCTTAGAGTGTCTGGCATACTGTCTCTAGTGACAGCTGTACAGTCTGATGCTCTTATCAACCTGAAGACCCTGGGGCTCTCCAACACCCTCACAGACGATGCTGATGTCAATGGAGCTCTACTGACCACCCTCTTACAGTCCATTGCCTCTCACTGTACTCAACTTGTATCCTTAGACCTCTCAGATAACAGTCTTGGTTTACCTGGATTATATTCAATTGTGGAGAACATTCCGTTACAATTAAATGAGATTGAATTAGGTGCTACCCATGATGCAACTTCATTTCACTCACTTCAATACGTAGTCACCTGCGAGATGTTGTATTTCCATCCATATAATTTAAAAAGTATGTACTTATCTGGCTCCAATCTCTGTGGAGCCGCCGGAGCTCTATTACTGGCAAAGTTTCTTCAAGTATTTCAAACACTGAAGCGTCTTAACTGCTCTTACTGTTCTCTCACCTCTGCTGATATCATAATGCTTATCGATCATCTTAAGTTCGCTAATGTGAAATGTAAAAGTTTAAATTTGTTGGATCTCAGCAACAACTACATTGATGACGAAGGAGTGATAGCTCTCACGGAGTGTCTACCAAATCTATATCCTAGTTTGAAGGTTATTCGTTTTGTTGGTAACCAGAATGCTAGGCTGAACAACTCGCGATCGGGTGGTGTTGTTCTTCGTGGTAATCCTGTGAGCGAGGAGTTGATATGCATATGTAACGAACACTTGgag GCCTTTGAGGAATCACGAAAAACTGCAATGCTGAATAACTGTGAAAATATGTTTACTACCACAATATGTTTACTAGACCTACCGCAAAATGAAGAG ATGGCCCGTGTTTTCTACAAACCTTGGGATACGCTACTGTCAAAATTGATTGAGGTGGCTGAAGTATTTGAC CTCGACCAAACAGACGATGAATTGGACACTCTTAGCGATGATTCCAATTATGAGATCTTCTTTCCAGACTATAACCAAAACTCCCCTCACGCTACAGAATCACCTAGTGATGAGCCTACCTGTTCTAGTGTACTGTCTACCCAAATAACAGAACAAGAGGAAACAT actcAGTTGTATCAGTTGCTGACTCTAGTCAAGATGAAAGAGTTACACCACCCCTCCCAACATCATCTCCACGAGCAACTCAAATCATTTCAG AGTTGACTCTCAGTGTTCTGGACAAGGAGCTCAAGACCCTCACAAAACCAATAAAGTTTGGGGTCAGTTTAGGCATTCCTCAACACAGACTGGAGGTCATTGAGCAAGACTATCGATTCG ATACTGAAGGTCAGAAGATTGCCCTGTTCCAGTTCATTGCCAAGAACTACAAGAGTCTAGGAATAAGTTGGAGCATTATTGCTGAAGCTCTCCATGACATTGATTATGGTGATTTGTCATCAGCTGTTAGGGGGAAATACTGCATGCACTAG